One genomic window of Terriglobales bacterium includes the following:
- a CDS encoding PilZ domain-containing protein, which translates to MGSASAALLVLQLAMGWNLALVAAGVAACGGLVYVMLRLGARAAPSPEGQEPGVPPPTLRTRARPDGELHAGDIAEVHKLRRDRRVPIVAAVTVRTPEGATATGTTREISAGGMSLQLAGAVKISQPVELEFVLPSEQPTSIHAVVWWRKGDMIGVRFDYADEGRARIKDWLRAQAAQLAH; encoded by the coding sequence ATGGGGTCCGCAAGCGCCGCCCTGCTCGTGCTACAACTCGCGATGGGATGGAACCTGGCCCTGGTGGCGGCCGGAGTGGCCGCCTGCGGAGGCCTGGTCTACGTGATGTTGCGGCTGGGCGCGCGCGCGGCGCCGTCGCCCGAAGGCCAGGAGCCGGGGGTTCCGCCTCCCACGCTGCGCACCCGCGCCCGCCCCGACGGCGAACTGCACGCCGGCGACATCGCCGAGGTCCACAAGCTGCGCCGCGACCGCCGCGTCCCCATCGTCGCGGCGGTGACGGTGCGTACCCCCGAAGGCGCCACCGCCACCGGAACCACCCGCGAGATCTCCGCCGGCGGCATGTCCCTGCAACTGGCGGGCGCGGTGAAGATCTCGCAACCGGTGGAGCTGGAATTCGTCCTGCCTTCCGAGCAGCCCACCAGCATCCACGCCGTGGTGTGGTGGCGCAAAGGCGACATGATCGGAGTGCGCTTCGACTACGCCGATGAAGGCCGCGCGCGCATCAAGGACTGGCTGCGCGCGCAGGCGGCCCAGCTCGCTCACTGA